A stretch of Besnoitia besnoiti strain Bb-Ger1 chromosome V, whole genome shotgun sequence DNA encodes these proteins:
- a CDS encoding hypothetical protein (encoded by transcript BESB_062390) gives MVSLEELQRQFMAVQEAAPTQTLSERCCVDIVVRLMEQKKIQLLTTSNGKEFITADALAQEIRSHLVSQSGRVNVIEMATVLGLSPDVVEAKTEEITRKARHLTLLGGDLISTLYLNNVAAEIEEFLEEKGQLTIAELSQKYSLPADFMRQEVQERLGSVIHGELRDQYLTTSHFARRVEGVVRGALTGACRPVALADLSAVFSLPSDSVTAAAAHLLRTGEVHGRLQSGVFTPACFARSQSDKVASFYRANAFVPFSLAKESGFSDARSYLQKEFPEGIPLATVYVHPQLVAPLQANIQEAVSASSWADLSSLLPSVFTSEDMRMLLVLASGQAGQLSGGGASPSRKPLPVLACDDGIVLSQGFLDALCEAAAPFLSRKALEAEKNKVPAAKPVEVRQELGTGHLVQAALRRWLGAATTPRTKATSAVGGERRAAGEGKALAEARRKKNVAAALLPSAGVTLADIKEACASPAQESSDNALADLWLPLPTSVQESVWENVQGRLNTHYQNCIAESRRSLREQQRAKTERKAADLQEEFEGVFLAVRAFETLGILEDAKHPLVVNLFKASVGPLVDALVEAAVAEATSEPPQVTAQNRRQCVEKAGRAGAEVEGLLRACDAAQKRAGADVVDALQAAAEDAHLLFRTPDKRRVKQLVTAKKAGAQEQLAGASACDPQALLHAALSLLLAQRLFPQGFLEVPRDFWALAAVWSLLAKGSAAAEGEKAALTLTDVQPLWLALSSRHNSKDKAGGDGSAGEADTQKTLEAEATKLLESFAAKMQK, from the exons ATGGTGTCgctcgaggagctgcagaggcagtTCATGGCCgtgcaggaggcggcgcccacgcagacgctctcggagcgctgctgcgtcgacATCGTAGTGCGGCTTATGGAGCAGAAGAAAATTCAGCTGCTCACGACTTCCAACGGGAAAGAGTTCATCACTGCCGATGCCCTCGCGCAAGAAATCCGCTCGCATCTAGTCAGCCAG AGTGGGAGAGTTAACGTCATCGAGATGGCGACGGTCTTGGGGTTGAGTCCAGACGTCGTTGAGGCGAAGACCGAAGAAATCACGCGCAAGGCTCGGCACCTGAcgctcctcggcggcgactTGATCTCCACGCTCTATCTCAACAATGTTGCTGCAGAAATCGAGGAATTTCTCGAG GAGAAGGGTCAACTGACGATCGCGGAACTCTCTCAGAAATACTCTCTCCCCGCGGATTTCATGCGGCAGGAAGTTCAGGAGCGCCTCGGGTCTGTCATTCACG GCGAGCTGCGAGATCAGTATTTGACAACCTCGCACTTTGCCCGGCGCGTTGAAGGCGTTGTTAGGGGGGCTTTGACAGGCGCCTGCCGGCCCGTGGCGCTCGCGGATCTTTCCGCCGTTTTCAG CCTCCCCAGTGACAGCGTcacggccgccgctgcacacCTGCTTCGCACGGGGGAAGTCCATgggcgtctgcagagcgGCGTCTTCACGCCAGCCTGTTTTGCGCGTAGCCAAAGCGACAAG GTGGCCAGCTTCTACAGAGCGAACGCGTTCGTCCCGTTTTCACTCGCCAAAGAGAGTGGATTTTCAGATGCGCGCAGCTACCTGCAGAAGGAGTTCCCAGAGGGCATTCCGCTCGCcacggtgtacgtacacccgcAGCTGGTGGCGCCGCTTCAGGCGAACATTCAA GAAGCTGTCTCGGCCTCGTCGTGGGCGGATCTGAGTTCGCTCTTGCCTTCGGTCTTCACCTCTGAGGACATGCGCATGCTGCTGGTGCTCGCCTCCGGTCAAGCCGGGcagctcagcggcggcggcgcgtcgccttctcgcaaGCCCCTCCCGGTTCTCGCCTGCGACGACGGCATCGTGCTGTCGCAGGGCTTCCTGGACGCGCtctgcgaggcggccgcgcccttcTTGAGCAGAAAGGCCCTCGAAGCGGAAAAAAACAAGGTGCCTGCAGCCAAGCCAGTTGAGGTGCGACAAGAGCTCGGCACGGGGCATCTCGT GCAAGCAGCCCTGCGCCGGTGGCTGGGGGCAGCGACGACTccgaggacgaaggcgacttCCGCAgtcggaggcgagcgaagggCAGCAGGAGAGGGAAAG GCactggcggaggcgagaagaaaaaaaaacgtgGCGGCAGCGTTGCTGCCGTCGGCGGGAGTCACTCTCGCGGATATTAAGGAAGCATGCGCGTCTCCAGCGCAAGAGTCAAGCGACAACGCCCTCGCCGACCTCTGGCTTCCTCTGCCGACCTCCGTGCAGGAGAGCGTCTGGGAGAATGTCCAGGGCAGACTCAACACG CACTACCAAAACTGCATCGCAGAGAGTCGCCGGTCTCTGCgtgagcagcagcgagccaAGACGGAGCGGAAGGCGGCTGACTTGCAAGAAGAGTTCGAGGGCGTTTTTCTCGCAGTCAGGGCCTTCGAG ACTCTCGGCATCCTAGAGGATGCGAAGCATCCGCTCGTAGTCAACCTCTTCAAGGCCTCCGTCGGGCCGCTTGTTGACGCCCTCGTCGAGGCCGCagtggcggaggcgacgt cggagccgccgcaAGTGACGGCGCAGAATCGCCGCCAGTGCGTCGAGAAGGCGGGTCGTGCAGGCGCCGAAGTCGAGGGTCTCCTGCgggcctgcgacgccgcgcagaagcgagCCGGTGCGGACGTCGTAGACGCGCTCCAGGCCGCGGCTGAAGACGCACACCTGCTG TTCAGAACGCCAGACAAGCGCCGAGTGAAGCAGCTGgtgacggcgaagaaggccggcgcgcaggagcaactcgcaggcgcctcggcgtgcgATCCGCAGGCGTTGCTCCACGCcgcgctttctctcctcctcgctcag CGGCTCTTTCCGCAAGGCTTCCTCGAGGTCCCCAGAGACTTCTGGGCGCTTGCGGCGGTTTGGAGTCTTCTTGCAAAAGGGTCAGCAGCtgccgagggcgagaaggctgCCCTCACGCTTACTGATGTGCAGCCGCTGTGGCTAGCCCTCAGTTCGAGACACAATTCGAAAGATAAAG CGGGCGGAGAcggctccgcgggcgaggcggataCGCAGAAGACTctcgaagcggaggcgaccaAGCTGTTGGAGTCGTTCGCAGCGAAGATGCAAAAATAG
- a CDS encoding hypothetical protein (encoded by transcript BESB_062400), with the protein MRGLTSSRNESRLPRLRVLASSALTRRPSSLSPAKEKARASLIALPSSQMRKCDSRTPIKARDDGETASTDGWEDDAQDGTLESQLEALTREVRDLTVRVQAEEEMKDLLHSQLNEAYEQLALARSAAAGAPGFAGPVGARVRGPRGAQPLVERWLEPQHPSAQSALRAQDEFERLLEEERARRHTMREQYERHLKLMRKRHQKEKLEIKNKILNQVDFLIRKYRRLAAEAVAMAKRERARVDEERTKARQLAEKACKNFEADLKDRTKTALDQYRQLAQQAHKAAQQEREELNTKCKELQDTMDNERREFDTLIVREAENRVAKFREGYARIKQQMEEERKYYGVMMNEVARRVEKECEEYEEFVVQAMRALLQTKNIDMDEGAISEFFQKKREEEHTVKETASPRLPTGPLTVKYRFQAVNPEALK; encoded by the exons ATGCGCGGCCTTACCTCGAGTCGCAACGAAtcgcggcttccgcggctgcgggtgctcgcctcctccgcactaacgcggcggccgtcctctctgtcgcctgcgaaggagaaggcgagggcgagcctGATTGCCTTGCCTTCTTCCCAGATGCGAAAATGCGACTCTCGCACGCCAATTAAGGCGCGAGATGACGGCGAGACAGCCTCGACAGACGGCTGGGAGGACGACGCTCAGGACGGCACGCTCGAGTCGCAG CTGGAGGCGTTGACCCGCGAAGTCCGCGACCTGACGGTGCGCGTACAGGCCGAAGAGGAGATGAAAGATCTTCTTCACTCGCAGCTCAACGAGGCCTACGAG CAACTGGCGCTCGCCAGatctgcggccgcaggcgcgcccggcTTTGCAGGccccgtcggcgcccgcgtgcgaggcccgcgcggcgcgcagcctctggtCGAACG CTGGCTGGAGCCGCAGCATCCCTCTGCGCAGTCG gcgcttcgcgcgcaggacgagtttgagcggctgctggaggaggaaCGAGCGCGACGCCACACGATGCGTGAGCAGTATGAACGCCATTTGAAGCTCATGCGGAAACGACACCAGAAGGAAAAACTTGAAATAAAAAATAAAATCCTCAACCAAGTGGACTTCCTCATCAG GAAGTACCGCCGCCTGGCTGCCGAGGCGGTTGCGAtggcgaagcgcgagcgcgcgcgagtcgacGAAGAGCGGACTAAGGCTCGCCAGCTCGCTGAGAAGGCCTGCAAGAACTTCGAAGCGGATTTGAAGGACAGGACCAAG ACTGCCTTGGATCAGTACCGGCAACTCGCCCAGCAGGCGCATAAGGCCGCGCAGCAAGAACGCGAAGAACTCAACACGAAATG CAAAGAACTCCAAGACACAATGGACAACGAGAGACGCGAATTCGACACGCTCATCGTGCGC gaggcggagaaccGAGTCGCGAAGTTCCGCGAGGGGTACGCGCGCATCAAGCAGCAGATGGAGGAAGAGCGGAAGTACTACGGTGTGATGATGAACGAAGTTGCGCGGCGG GTTGAAAAGGAGTGCGAAGAGTACGAGGAGTTCGTGGTACAAGCGatgcgggcgctgctgcagacgaaaAACATAGACATGGACGAGGGTGCCATCAGCGAGTTCTTTcagaagaaacgcgaggagGAACACACCGTCAAAGAAACC